The nucleotide window GGTGGCTCCCCACTCATGCCTTTCATGAATTACTATTTTGTGCATAACTCCAGAGGCATCTACCTCTGTTCAGGAATGTTAATGAAGTTTAAGCTGTGTGAATGTGGCTGCTAGTAGTCAGTGCTCTTAGAGGGGAGCCTCAGACCTTTAAAGACCTCGTGTTTTGTTTCAGTGGCAATTTGGAGAATTTTCTGACCACATAATGGTCATTAAATGTAGTTTGCTCTTATGTGTTCTGACCTTGATGGAATACGTATGTGAAAAGTATTAAAATTTATTGCCAGCTGTAACACAAAGATGATGGCACCTGACAGTACAGGAATGTATAAAATATtcctgtatatatatataaagaatgGTTTTAGTGCAGGTTTTTCATccttatttttggtttttttttttttctgttagttttttcctttattttttgttggtCTAGCATGCACTCCTGGAGACCAAGGATAATTGTTTTAGAATGGAGGCAAAAAGGgcatgtgatttttttattcctttctaaAAACAGTAGTTAATGGATCAAAACTCTTCAATTACTGTTTGTAAAACACTTAAAGATTTTCTATTGCTGTAATTCCTCATTTCTATGTGGAATTTCTGAAGTGTATTCATACAACAAAGCAGACCTTTGTTTAACATTCTCTGTGGCAACCTTGAGGGCAGGGAATAGAAGCTACAAAGAAATACCAGAACCTGTTTCCTATGTGCTTACTTATTACAgactctaattttttttttttttttgccttctccATTTCCTAGGGTGACATTCCATGGGATGTCAGGGAGTTTCGGATGTATGTAGTGGGAAGTTCTTTTTTCTGGACAATGGTTGTGTACTACTTCTTCTTCAGGGTCCCTGGGAGAGAAATCACCTGGAAAGACTTTGTCAACAGCTACCTTTCTAAAGGATTGGTGAGTGGGGAGGGGAATCGGTGTGAAACAGAGTGCTGAAAATGCTCATTTCTGCCTCCCCAGTTAGGCTTGCATTTGTGTGTCTGTAGAGTGAGAATTGGCTCAGTGTAGTTGTGAGGGAGAAAGGAATTAGCTTTCATTTTAATCAGTTCCTAGATCTGATGTTCAGGATGGATGTGTGAAGATTTATGTCATTTTAAGAGAGGAGAGGGAATAACAACTCGGGACATAACTTTGGTTGGATATCTCATGTGGGTGCTGGTATGATGTGTAGCCACACTCTCTTTGGGTATTATGGCAGTTTACTCATAACCTAATCACTTGCATGAGCCCATCCctctgaaaagaaaaggttttctgCTTGTTTCATGCCTGAAATCAGTTCCTTGGGGAAGCTGAGAAGCAGCAGTGAGAACAGAAGGGGATGGGTGGGGAATGGAAGAATCCTTTCAAGGACAATACATTCATCAGCCTGTGTTGTAAAGTAGCcttctctctttgttttctcCTCTCATTTTCTCTTACCTGGAGCCACTGCTGGAGCAATCAATTTTATCATCAGTATCCTATCTCTGTAGAACTTGGCAGCTTTCCATACTTGGAGTAATAGGTTGGTGATGCCCTGAAGTTCAGGAGATTGTGTCTTGCACAGGCTTTATCCACTTCAGGAGCCACTAATTCTTTGCTCTGTTCCTCCCTGCTGGTAGCTTTGCCCTACAGATTAGGGAAGGAAGCATTGGGTTGGTTTGTCCTCTAGGTTTCAGACCTAGAGGGATTTTCTGTTAACACAAATTAACCTTCCATTACCTTACTTTGGTAAGCTGCTGAACAGGGTGTCTCTTACCTTTCTTTTCTAACTGATctcttcagagctgctctgtatGCTTCTGCCTAGACTGTCTTACAGTCAGTTCTGTtaaaaaatggtgatttttacATCTTGTGAAAAAACCCCCATGCTGATTAAATTTCTGAAGCTGTATGACATTTAACTTTGTAAAAATATTAGTTTAGCTGTTACAGTGAACAAAGCCTGAAGCCTCCTCGCAGAAAAGCATTGTGAAAGTAGGCTGTTGCACAAAACCAAGTTTCTTGTGTCTTTGTAAGATGTAGTGTGGATATTTAGACAGACTAAATGTGTAGCTATCAAGTGCTGTTGGCTGCCTTAGTGGTGGGGAGAAGACAGCACTACTGGAGTCATGTGCTTTTCCAAACAGATGTTCAGGTAGTGTTGTGAGAAATCAGGTTAGTTTTAGAGTGACTTCTTAGCTCGTGTCTTCAATTCTATCAGAAATAACCACACGTAGTGAGTTCAGGGAACAACCTTACTAACCTGTGTGCAGTTCAGGCCCAACTGCTAAAACCAGATTGCTagttttaaatgctttaaaaatgttaaaccCAGATATTTTatggaaaggggaagaaaacatggaaaaattttTAGTTGACTTCTAAAAAGGCCCTGTCAAATCCAAGAAACTAACCATTGGAGGAGACCTGTAAAAAAGATCTTAATGGTATATATCTGTTAAACCTATAGCACAGTTCTTAGGTTTATATGGTATCTGTTACCTCAGCTAAATACTTCTTTACCTAATTAATGTTATTGTATTTAATATTGTAGCACAGGAAGCCCTTTCTATTAGGGAAAACAGTTTTTAGAACAAAGTTCAGATTTCCATCGTTTTGCTcagtttgatttgttttggaaGCTGCTCTAGAGTTTGGAATCCTATAACTGACTGCTTTTGATGTTTGACCACTGAGACAATTAACTACTGTTTAACTATTTTACTGTAACTGATTTTTGCTGAGGCATGCATTGAGTTTTTCCTTGAGAAAAGGGTACGATGTCAATCTTTCAGTCTAAATTCTGATGTgccttttttcattattatataCATGATTCCTAATGGCCAACTGTAGACTGTGGAACTGTCCTGATGTACATGATTAATTGTAGTCTCCTAACTGTAGAAAGATTCACATTTGTTATCTGAAGCTGTGGTGGAAGCACAGTGACTGTACACTCTTCACTCAGGTTTTGTTCTTCTCCTGCAGGTGGACAGACTTGAAGTGGTGAACAAGCGCTTTGTTAGAGTCATCTTTGTTCCTGGAAAGTCTCCTCATGAATGGGTAAATGCTTCTAATACATGTGCATGAGATactaaaagcagcaaaacagtCTGGATCATTAGTAATTAGTCTGGATcattaataatttcttaataaaaaacatattttcttgtTATGTTATCCTAAATCATGTGTTTTTCACTTTACTGTACCAGTTTTTTTTGCCGTAGATACCATTAAACTATGACAAGTATTTCTTTTCCAGCACTGTGCTCTTTAATACAGACACTTAAACAGGAAGAGCAAGAAATTGCTGAAGGTTCTGTAGTTTTAACTGCTGTTTTCCATCTGCTCAAGAAAATCCCGGACTTAAGTTCACATACTTAGGAATCTTTTCTGTTCCAGACTCTTTTTAGCCAGTTACttgagaaaacaaagagaagtGTTTGTTTCCAAAGTATTTCTTTCATGGAGTTGTTCTTCTAGTAGCACAATGGGGAATAGGCTGATGCAGGTGAAAGTTTTCCAAAGAATGATACCCATTGGCAGAGACCttataaaaaatatagaaaatttttATAGAAAATTCAAAGAGGCATTAGAAAAGCTTTATCAGGTTACCTCTTCTTAGGTGGTAGAGCTTTTCTTAACTGTACttctgaaacacagaaagaCAGATACCTCCAAACACTCATACCTCCTGGGTAAAGTGAAATCTTGCAGCAATTACTTAATCAGTGAGTTTCAGTGTGGCTTATTTATACACCTACTCTTTAGCCCACATACAACCAGTTGCTTTTGTTTCCCAATCAGTTAACtgctctgttttttctttttcagtattaGAGTGAGGAGGGACAAGTCAGGCAGGTCATGGTGCAAAAGGGGAGATTTTCTTGACCAGATCTCAACGCATTTTGAAAGTAATGgctggatttttctttctggtcTGTGATAAATTTTtgctgggtgtttttttggggttttttttttgtttgtttgtttttttgtttttgtgaagACAGCTGACTTTAAAGCTAGTATAAAACACAGAAGTTTATAGTACTTAGTATATACTACTAAGAAGTAGTATAAACTACTTCTTAATCAGAAGGGCTGAGACCTTCAAATAAAACAGTAAGTTGTATTACTGTTGTGTTTCCAGGTTCAGTGCTCTGTATTATTCTGACTATATAGGTCCCTTATAAAGATCTGTTTGTTActcctttctggtttttttctgaagaaaatgcCAGGATTTCCATCTGTTTAAAGTGCCCTAAAACTACTGGGATTTATCATCTCTGAAGAATCAGTGATAGATACAAGTGTATTCAGGTTGGGAGCTTCAGATTTGTTGTGTGCTCTTATACCAGTTAAACACTTGACAAGGCAACTTAAACTTGTTCAAAATCTAACACATGCACAAGGAATTACCAGACTAGAAGAAGCTGGCTTGTAGTGAAGATTAAATAAGATAAGGCACTTGGTCATCTCTGCTTTTTTCCTCGCAGTACGTCTGGTTTAATATTGGTAGTGTGGACACTTTTGAACGGAATCTGGAGACTGTGCAGCAAGATCTGGGAATAGAAGTGGAGAACAGATTGCCTGTAGTCTACTCAACAGAGAGTGATGGGTAAGAAGTTGCTTTTAAAAGtctctggtaaaaaaaaaaggttgtgtTTACAGTAGAGAAGTAGGTTTGTAATATGCATACCTTATGCTTCACTAGGTGGCAGTATTATCAGAATAACAATCAGCTCGGGTTTATTTTTGAGTGTTAAGTGTAAGAGAAGCTGTTCAGTACTTTGTCTATGAAGAAATCCATATCCTCTTACTCTAAATATAGCTTCTTATTATATAAATGTTATACTGTAAGTACTTTCTTCATTTATGCCCTTCCTCCCCGTGACTTTTACTAGAGCAAGAGTTAGCTggtcacagcagcagagctccagagATGACGCTTATGTAGATTTCTTAACAGACAGATTATATCACAGAACCAGAGTATATTGGCTGAGGTATTCTGGGCATCAATTTTTGGCCAAAAACTAAGCATAAGTCAAATTTTGGGGCCTTGGAAAAAAGCAAGCTAAATAATCAAAGTACTACTGTTCCCTGTTGGATCAGAATCTGCTGAATACCACAATAGAGGGAaaaatccttcttttcctctttatcCCAGGAATGTGGGTTATCTGTAAAGCCTGGAAATCCTGTGCTTTATGATTgtccttcttttctgcattttgtttttgcCCAGTGTGGTTGGAACGTCTTGTGAGCTGTTTGTTGAATCTGTtccttttcacagaaaaatctgtaCAGTGTTCAGATACTATGATATAAAGAGAACTGTGTTAGGGTTTTGGGCTTTTACAGAGCTGTGCTAGAAAGCTGGAGGACAATGgacaataaataataatttaaaaaaatccaaaccacaaaacagaaacaaaaaaccccaccccaagaAACCACCCCTACCCCCTGCAAATCTGTAtccttgaaaatgaaaatggaagcatcaaaaagagaaaagaaaatgtaaaaagctGAAAGACCCAAGGGAAGAAGAGCATGTATTTTGGAGAGAAATTTCTGCTTGAAGTAATAGGACACACTATCTGTATGCTGTCTAATGCATCTACTTTGAGAATATAACCATTTACATAACTAGTCCTGTAAATTTACCTTTGAAAAGCAAGCTACTTCTGTTTATTAGGCAATGCaatttttcctctgcaaaacTCAGCAATGTTACTTGATTTGCTTGGTTTAAAAACAAGCAACTAAAAGTATAAcaattttttctcaaatttattTGGATGGTTTCCCAGTGTGAACAACCTGCAGAAGTACAAACATTACAAGTTAATAGAGCATTAGTCCTGAATTTGCTTATGATGGGACCAACATCTTATATTTGGTTATTTGGAGTAATGGATTTTTGTGatagttttctccttttttgtttgttttcttccacaGATCATTTCTCCTCAGTTTGCTGCCTACAATTCTGATTATTGGTTCATTGCTGTACACATTAAGAAGAGGTCCTGCAGGCTTAGGTCGGGCAGGGCGTGGAATGGGTGGACTTTTCAGTGTTGGTGAAACTACAGCCAAAGTCCTTAAGGATGAAATAGATGTTAAATTCAAAGATGTAGCTGGCTGTGAGGAGGCCAAATTAGAGATAATGGAGTTTGTGAACTTCCTGAAAAATCCTAAACAATATGAGGATCTGGGAGCAAAAATTCCAAAGGTAAGGGATTGATGATTTAGACTTTGTTCTTCTAGTAGTCCTCAGTATTCTAAACTGTACTGGGATTGTTTACATATGCAATGGTTTCCAGCTTCTGTCTtccaatcagaaaaaaaaaaaaagtaagcatTAAGTGCCAGCAGTGTAACTGTGGTGCCAGAAGACTTGCCTTGGGAATACAGTATCTGTTCACATGGACCAGAAGTGATACACATATAGGTATAACAGCAATCTTGCAAATAGTTATTACAGAGTTGCCttttggctgtgctggcagtTGGCATGCTGATGAcgtacctttttcttttttaatatgtcAGTCAAAGAAAACACTGTTCCTGCAACTCTAGGACAGCATGGTAGTGTTGTATCCAATTTGTTTTCCGTTTTGCTCCTTTAAAGGAGGGATTAATCTTCAGTTATTTCTTTGCATGATTTTGACTGTGGTGAAAGAAAAGCCACATGTTATTTCATGTTATTTCATAGGCTTaatatatgttttatatttttttaatatgttttcttTATGAGGAAAATATACCTGTTTCTCTTGCAGGGGGCAATTCTGACAGGTCCTCCAGGTACTGGGAAAACACTTCTGGCTAAAGCTACAGCTGGAGAAGCCAATGTGCCATTTATCACCGTCAACGGCTCAGAGTTCTTAGAGATGTTTGTTGGTGTGGGTCCAGCGCGAGTAAGTCTTTGGCCTTGCTGTCTTCTTGCAGTATTGGCTGTTGAAAGGATGTTGTCAGGTTTGGGAAATAAGTGGTTTGATTACAGCTGAAGTTCTTTATTCTATGCAGATTTCTTACAAGTGATGCCAGATGCACATCTAAACACAAAAATCATCAGTGTAACTTTAATAAAAGTTACTAAGGCAGTTCACTAGCTGGTTTCAGCCCATTAAGGATGTGCCTCTTTTCAGGTGCTTGAGAACACATAACAGCATTCTTTAAGCTCTCATCTGAAGTAAATTTACTATCTGGACCAGAAATCTGTAGCTTATTCGACTACTGCTATGGGAATGCCTCCTCCTGCTCTAACTCCtgtttctgtgaagaactttaTTCTCTTTGTAGTTTGAAACTCTTAGTTGTAAAGAGTTGCCTAAGACACACAGATAAGCTTCTGATTGAAATATGCGTCCCTTGACTGGTTTCTGGAGATCAGGTGTTTTAAAGATCCAAATAtatgtctaattttttttttgtgcttttctgcCCTAACTGTCTTAAGACAGCTCATTAAAAATATGTGAAGTGGTATAAACAAGTTACTGATAGTGTTTTATGGTAATTGAAGTTTGGGAAAGGATTAGGTAGCCCAAAATTATAGTGATATTTAGAATTCTGTTGTCAGTAGACATGTGAAATGCTGCAAAGCAAAGTGACTTAATTTTTCTGTACCGGTCTATGAAAGTTCTTTTACTCTATCCAGTGAAATCTGTTGATATAACTTTGGCTGGGAATCGAGGTTTCAACACAGTTGATAATTTCTGATGCCTATAGAAAACAACATGAGAGAGTTTTACTTTCAGTTcctattaatttattaaataaggGAGTTGTTAGTGATGCTAAATTGATAATTTGTAAATTGAATGTGGTGGAATTAAAACTACTTACACAGCCTTGGTTTCTTCAGTGACTTTTTAGTGTATATGCATATGGAAATCTTTAGTTTCCACAATGCATATAGACTAAAAATAGTTTTGTGATTCTGGATTTCTGCTTATTCCAGTAAAAAGAGAATTCACTTCAAGCATCTGATAAGTGTTTATCTTGTTCCTTCATTgtacttcttaaaaaaaaatttgtatgaCTTTCTGTTGTACAGCCTACTGTCCAAAATTTGCATCTCTTCATGTGCTGGACATTTTTTGTCATCAGAGAAACATTCTGTAATTGCATCACTAATGTACAGAGTAGTATAGCTCTGAGCTGCATCTAATTCTCATTCAGGTCAAAACTcttccattaatttttcatttcctgtttGCTCCAGTTCGATTCCTCAGTTGTGATCTGTTAACTCACTGAACTGGTTTTAATGAGGTCCTTCTGATAGGTTTGTAAGCAGAGCAACATTGCAATGTTGCATCTAAAATTTAAGTCAGATTGTACTGCAACTAACACAGTGGTTATGTAATACCTTGCTTAAAATATGGAAGtctaaaaaaaattcagctatCTATTCATGTCCCAGATGTTTTCTCCAGACTTCTAGAAGTTAACTTCCAAACTAATATTTGGAGGGGAATTAAGTAATTTACCATTGCCTGGAGGGCTGGCTGAGGGCTTTGGAATGAATGCTTGTTCAGAGCTATACCCAATTACAGGGATACTGTTACTGATGTGCCTCTTCCCACCCCTCCCAATCCCCCAACGCAAAGGAGTTACAAACCAGTCTGATACATTATCTGCTCTTTTTTTAAGGTTCGAGACTTATTTGCTCTGGCTCGTAAAAATGCCCCCTGCATTCTCTTCATTGATGAAATAGATGCAGtagggaggaagagaggaagggGCAACTTTGGAGGACAAAGTGAGCAAGAGAACACACTCAATCAGCTTTTAGTAGAAATGGATGGTGAGTATTTAATGCCTAATACTATGTTATAATAACAAGGATATTTGAAAGAATATGCTTGTTCAGACCTGCTAACTAAGATTTGGATTCTAGCTTAAATTCAAATTGTCTCAGTTTCCTTGTTTCCTAAAATAAAGCATGGTGACTCACTTTGCTGCAGCCTGGTGTTTTACTAAAATTCATTCAGAGAAGAAGAACCCTCATTCTGTATCTCCTAATTCTTTGTCATAGTTGAATAGACAAAAAAATTCCTCACAATGAGACCAGTCtgtttgtaaaaaaatataGCTAGCCATGCTGATATCCTGAGCAGTTAATCTATTATTGTATTTTGAAGATAAAGCAGGATTTGATATAGTACTTCACAAAGCAGAGCTCAAGGCCATTTTCTTGCTCGTTAGGAAAATCTGGACAATGCAGCaataaatagaaatgttttcaaCTTTAAGATCATTTGTTCGAACTGCCTGTTCTCACAAGACCATGTAAAGTGGGCagtctttttatttgtttttgttggtttcttttcacagaaattatatttacacAGCTTTTCTCTTTATCACTTTTCTTTAACAGGGTTTAATACAACCACAAATGTAGTCATTTTGGCAGGTACTAACAGGCCAGATATTTTAGACCCTGCTCTGATGAGACCAGGACGCTTTGACAGGCAGATTTACATTGGTAAGTTTTACCTGGGTGCCTGAAGTCACTGCAATTATTTATACATGTAGCTTCCTTGCACACATTCAGTTTGAATATATGTGTGTGAATAGTAAAACCATATATCTTCTATTTTAAAGGACCCCCAGATATAAAAGGAAGAGCATCCATTTTCAAAGTTCACCTTAGACCTCTGAAATTAGACACTGTCTTAAATAAAGACAACCTAGCAAGAAAGCTGGCATCACTAACACCTGGGTTTTCTGGTAAGTGACTCCTAATGCCGCTATTATTCTCCATTTACTATGTAAGCTGtagatattttatttccctACTAATTATTTTCTTGCACCTGATCTTCTGGATGGCATTTGATTTCATTGTATTTACTGGCACAGCCTGAAATTCTCTTTGCTTGTTAGAGCAAGTAGGAGATTTCTGAGGGTCTCAAATTTTGTCAGCTTCAGTCAGGGTGACATGAAGAGGGAGTTTCTTCTGTCTTCAGGACAAGCaattcagaggtttctgatTGTTCTCACTCGTGTGTGTGTTCTTCCTTTGGcctttcctttgtttgtttcattcttGAACTCTTCTGGAGAAGACCTGGGTTTTGTGGAGTTTGTATATTCTGTAGTGGAATTTATGTTTCTGGgtgtaaaaatcaaaaaacagtgCAGAATTCAACTACTGGTCAATACAGATTTGAAATGAATTCGATTATAAGCCAGTAATGAGAGTTCTCACATTTATTCTGAGTTCAACACCTGTGAATTCTTCACTGGTTTTTTGTCTATATAAAACTAGTTTTCTGGGATTTGACTGTCAATGTTTCTGGCAGCTACAGTGATGATGTTTAAGTTACCTCAGTAGCATCACTGCAAAtgattttaatgaaaagtgGATGGCATGAAATCAGTAATGTGAAAGGATATCTTCTAAAGATATGCCAATATCTGAGCTATACAGAATTCACATGTAGGAAATGCATGCAGCTAAATGTATGCTAGTTTAAGTAGAATCTATTGCAGACAGAAAAGGAAGGTGGGATGTATCAAACAAGTACTTCACTGTTAATAAACTTTATTTGTTGGCTGTCTACCTATGAGAAAAATCCTAAAGTCTATAACTATAGTACATGTATTTAAATACATCTTAAATAATTAAGCTATTTCAGAGCACATTACCTTTAATTTTCAAGCTCAGTGAGAGTTTATAGCAAACTAGTTATAGGAAAGATTATGTTTATGCTAAACTCAGAGAAAAGTGTTGAAAAGGATCAGTAATTCTTGCCTTGTCTTTTAGGTGCTGATATTGCTAATGTTTGTAATGAAGCTGCTTTAATTGCTGCAAGGCATCTCTCAGATGCTATAAACCAAAAGCATTTTGAGCAAGCAATTGAAAGAGTTATTGGAGGTAGGTGAATAGCACCAATTGTTCCTCAAAAATGGTTATAGGCAACTTCCTTTTTTTATATGTGTAGAAAGCCATGCTTTTGAATCTTTGTCCTCCTCTTCAaggttgttttctttcactCCTAAACATATTTGACTGAGATTTAGAAAAGAAGTATCCTGTCTATTGCTGACTTCTGTAATAGAGGAAGGCGTACAAAGAGAAATTTCATCAGGACCTGTCCctaatttcttcttcaaaacAGCAAGAGGAAAAACTGTTTGGATTTAGGGATGCTTTTAACTGCTGCTAGCCTGAAATcatctagaaaatatttttaaagttcaaatgttttatttaaatatttgaatgtTCTTAAGAACTTCAATTGAAACTAAAAAGACTAAGGAAGGACAAGGTTACAGTGAAACCTGGAAGCTGTGAATTTCTAAAACTtgcaggttttggggggatgtttaAACTTTTTCAATAGATCACATATATGGCCTCTAAGTATTGCTCACCATCTTTGCAAATGAGGTAAAGGATTTCAGAGAAGAAAGTTGTGTCTGCAACTATTaatcaaatttattttacaaaggtttggaaaagaaaactcaagtACTCCAGccagaggagaaaaagacaGTAGCATATCATGAGGCAGGGCATGCAGTTGCAGGGTGGTTTTTGGAACATGCTGACCCGCTGTTAAAGGTAAGAAAGCTAATTTGAACTTTTCATTTTAACAGTAGCATGGACAACATCTTTTTCTTTGTGGTTCCCCCCCTCCCAGTTTTAAGAAGAtactaaaatatattaaaaagcaGTGTGTGTCAATTTTAGAGTACATTTTGGTTAATTTCTTGTAACTTTCTTAACTGTTTTCTGACTTAACTGTTGCATAGTTTGTAGTATAAATGTCCTTTGAAAGTGAGACCTGTTCTTTTCATGGGTCTGCTACCTTGATGGCTGCTTTTTCTCTGACGCTTTCAGTACTGATCAGTGGTTTAAGTTACTCTTACCAGGTTACACAGGTATACTTCAGGAATATAGAAAGCTAAATTTTAGTTacagtttgctttcttttgggTTCACAGCATGACAAGTTGAACGTAGAGGACAAAGCACCCCAATCTCCCAAACTTGCTTTAATATTCATAGTTTTGCATAGCTGTGTTTTTAATCTCATCTCAGGCTTAAAAATATTGTACAGTTTACTGCTGGAAGAAAGGTCATTAGTAAATGTGGAAATTCCTTCAACTGTTCAGAATGCTAAAGGTGGAAAAATGGTCTGTTACACAGTACATAATGCCCAGTACATAACATTCAAGGAATTGtggattttaattaaaatgatatttttaaaatatgatacAGTTTTTAGAGAAGATATGACAGTGGTCTTACCTTTCTTTTCCAGATATTCTAGTAGTTGTTATCCCAGTTTAGAGCTAGCCAGGGCTTTTAAAGATAAAACACAATGGGGGCAAAACTGTCAATGGAAATAATGTCTGAATTAAACCTCAAGGGTGAGTATGGTGTAGGTTGTGGTATTAAAAAGTAAGTCAAACTGAAGAATGCTTTATGGTTTTTAACACTGTTTAGTTGTAGCACTGTTACTTTTGCTTGTAGGTATCTATTATTCCACGTGGTAAAGGACTGGGTTATGCTCAGTATTTGCCCAAAGAACAGTATCTTTATACCAAAGAGCAGCTACTGGACAGAATGTGCATGACTCTGGGAGGACGTGTGTCTGAGCAAATCTTCTTTGGAAGAATTACAACTGGTGCCCAAGATGACTTGAAGAAGGTGACCCAGAGTGCATATGCTCAGGTATAGGCTTCagtgagatttctttttttcctttacagttttctttatctctgaCCTAACTCATATTTTGCTATGATGCCATTTCATCAGGTGCATCCCTAAGAAACCTTGTTTCAGAAAACACTGTATGAATAAGTGTCATGATGTTGTTTAGAGATGCTGATGACTCAGATATTTTGAGTCTCACAACAGCAGTCCGTGCATTAGGCTTCAATTACTGCCCTACATCTGCCCACAGGAACATATATGTTGCATATGTTCTCAATTATGGACTCAATTACATGTGGGAATTGTtatgcttattttaaaatggaatttagTGCTCAGATTTGATCTTATCATCCTAGACTTAAAATTGCCCAGTGTGAAGATTCAATTTGGATTCACACTTGAAATCCAGACAACCTTGTATGAAAGCACTATTTGATGTCTTTAAAGGCTATGGGAATTAAGACATCAGTTTTGGTTTGTATCCTATTAATTAATGTAGATGAGTAACTTAAAATCTTATCAATGCAATGACTCCACCTACGTGTAGCTGTGGGCTACACACAGGTGTGTTACTACATTTCCTGCATCAGGACAAAGGGTGTCATCTCATAAGACACTACAAGGAGCAAGAGACATTTTTGGAGTACACCTATCT belongs to Taeniopygia guttata chromosome 2, bTaeGut7.mat, whole genome shotgun sequence and includes:
- the AFG3L2 gene encoding mitochondrial inner membrane m-AAA protease component AFG3L2; amino-acid sequence: MSGGGARAAFRTQRKCTRRRGDVRRRGPAVTAVRAAMAHRYLLLARGGGGRRGLPGAPLQQLLCGRGLLGGARPCLAQLCDQVTPGVTADRSTVLASVIAACRRLFSQPPKGFEKYFPNGKKSNGTKGTPGETKETKQATSRQPSGTSSGGGGSGGKKGGKKEETHWWTRLQKGDIPWDVREFRMYVVGSSFFWTMVVYYFFFRVPGREITWKDFVNSYLSKGLVDRLEVVNKRFVRVIFVPGKSPHEWYVWFNIGSVDTFERNLETVQQDLGIEVENRLPVVYSTESDGSFLLSLLPTILIIGSLLYTLRRGPAGLGRAGRGMGGLFSVGETTAKVLKDEIDVKFKDVAGCEEAKLEIMEFVNFLKNPKQYEDLGAKIPKGAILTGPPGTGKTLLAKATAGEANVPFITVNGSEFLEMFVGVGPARVRDLFALARKNAPCILFIDEIDAVGRKRGRGNFGGQSEQENTLNQLLVEMDGFNTTTNVVILAGTNRPDILDPALMRPGRFDRQIYIGPPDIKGRASIFKVHLRPLKLDTVLNKDNLARKLASLTPGFSGADIANVCNEAALIAARHLSDAINQKHFEQAIERVIGGLEKKTQVLQPEEKKTVAYHEAGHAVAGWFLEHADPLLKVSIIPRGKGLGYAQYLPKEQYLYTKEQLLDRMCMTLGGRVSEQIFFGRITTGAQDDLKKVTQSAYAQIVQFGMNEKVGQISFDLPRQGDMVLEKPYSEATARLIDEEVRSLINIAYERTLNLLTEKKAEVEKVALRLLEKEVLDKSDMLDLLGPRPFAEKSTYEEFVEGTGSLDEDTSLPEGLKDWNKEREKEKEETTDEQVARQIRGGLPF